One stretch of Chryseobacterium indologenes DNA includes these proteins:
- a CDS encoding NAD(P)/FAD-dependent oxidoreductase, with translation MSKEFVDVLVIGAGPSGCVSSSYLKNNNVSVKVVEKTKFPRLVVGESLIPRVMDHFDEAGLFPALDKMGFEKKLGARFLRGDEVCIFDFSNKFGEGWDWTWQVPRADFDNTLAQEVMNKGVDLEFETEVIDIKFDGTDSITTVRTKDGETKEIHAKFVIDSSGYGRVLPRLLDLEKPSKLSPHSAIFSHVNDTNREPGEEGTLISFDIIETEVWLWVIPFSNGNTSLGIVGPTEYIDKLSENGDTAEALRKAISLSDYYVKRFGDVEFLFEPKHLKDYSCSVKSLFGDGFALTGNASEFLDPVFSSGMAFATESGMVAAKLALRQLNGEKINWQTEYSDYILYGVDVFTTYVKEWYTGNLQELFFHQPENPDVKKKICAVLAGYVWNKDNPFVKKHDTVIKNLANLIKLEKEQAQE, from the coding sequence ATGAGCAAAGAATTTGTTGACGTTCTTGTAATCGGAGCCGGACCCTCTGGATGCGTATCTTCTTCTTACTTAAAGAACAATAACGTCAGCGTAAAAGTTGTTGAAAAAACGAAATTCCCAAGACTGGTAGTTGGTGAAAGCTTAATCCCAAGGGTAATGGACCACTTTGATGAGGCCGGACTTTTCCCTGCGCTGGATAAAATGGGCTTTGAAAAAAAACTGGGAGCACGTTTCCTTCGTGGCGACGAAGTCTGCATTTTTGATTTCAGTAATAAATTTGGAGAAGGATGGGATTGGACCTGGCAGGTTCCGAGAGCTGACTTTGATAATACCCTTGCTCAGGAAGTAATGAATAAAGGGGTTGATCTTGAATTTGAAACAGAAGTTATCGACATCAAATTTGACGGAACAGATTCTATCACAACCGTAAGAACTAAAGATGGAGAAACAAAAGAGATTCATGCAAAATTCGTGATTGATTCAAGTGGGTACGGAAGAGTTTTACCTCGTCTTTTAGACCTTGAAAAACCTTCAAAATTATCTCCACATTCAGCGATCTTTTCTCATGTAAATGATACCAACAGAGAGCCTGGAGAGGAAGGAACTTTAATTTCTTTTGATATTATAGAAACGGAGGTATGGCTTTGGGTAATTCCTTTTTCTAATGGAAATACAAGTTTAGGGATAGTGGGTCCTACTGAATATATTGATAAATTATCGGAGAACGGAGATACTGCTGAGGCTTTGAGAAAAGCAATTTCCCTTTCGGATTATTATGTAAAGCGTTTTGGTGATGTAGAGTTCCTTTTTGAACCAAAGCACCTTAAAGATTATTCATGCTCTGTGAAAAGTCTTTTCGGAGATGGATTTGCTTTAACAGGAAATGCTTCCGAATTCCTTGATCCTGTTTTTTCTTCAGGAATGGCCTTTGCTACAGAATCAGGAATGGTTGCTGCTAAACTGGCATTAAGACAGCTAAATGGTGAGAAAATTAACTGGCAAACAGAATACTCCGATTATATTTTATATGGTGTGGATGTCTTTACCACGTATGTAAAGGAATGGTATACCGGAAATCTTCAGGAATTATTCTTCCACCAACCGGAAAACCCGGATGTAAAGAAAAAAATATGTGCTGTATTAGCCGGATATGTCTGGAATAAAGACAATCCTTTTGTGAAAAAGCATGATACGGTAATTAAAAATCTTGCCAACCTCATCAAGCTTGAAAAAGAACAAGCTCAAGAATAA
- a CDS encoding phenylacetate--CoA ligase family protein, with translation MEKSSTQEIKAFQEEKLQQLLAYLEENSPFYQRLFKKENINIAEIRTLEDLQKIPVTTKNDLQQHNHDFFCITPDKIVDYSTTSGTLGDPVTFGLSDGDLERLAYNEAISFACAGIQKGDVVQMITTIDKRFMAGLAYFLGLRKMGASVVRMGPGIPELQWDSIFRYKPKYLITVPSFLLKMIDYAEKHGLDYKKSSVYGAVCIGESIKNQDFTDNILSQKIKEKWNIKLFSTYASTEMSTAFTECEFQIGGHHHPELIITEILDDEGNIVKEGESGELTITTLGVEAIPLLRFKTGDIVKAHYEPCECGRNTMRLGPVIGRKQQMIKYKGTTLYPPAMNDILNDFNNILCYQIVIQSNEIGLDEIIIKLSTDQENENFVNEVRDHFRAKLRVSPKIEIIDFDILSKTVFNPNSRKPITFIDLR, from the coding sequence ATGGAAAAATCGAGTACTCAGGAAATAAAGGCTTTTCAGGAAGAAAAACTTCAGCAGCTTCTGGCTTATCTTGAAGAAAATTCACCTTTTTATCAGAGACTGTTTAAAAAAGAAAATATCAATATTGCAGAGATCCGGACATTGGAAGATCTTCAGAAAATTCCAGTGACAACAAAGAATGATCTGCAACAGCATAATCATGACTTTTTCTGTATTACTCCGGATAAAATTGTAGACTATAGTACAACCTCTGGAACGTTAGGAGATCCGGTAACCTTCGGCTTATCTGATGGAGACCTTGAAAGGCTGGCTTACAATGAAGCTATTTCTTTTGCCTGTGCCGGAATCCAAAAAGGAGATGTCGTGCAGATGATTACTACGATTGATAAACGTTTCATGGCAGGGCTTGCTTATTTCTTAGGATTAAGAAAAATGGGCGCAAGTGTTGTCAGAATGGGACCTGGGATTCCTGAACTGCAATGGGATTCTATTTTCAGATATAAACCGAAATATTTGATTACCGTACCTTCATTTTTACTAAAGATGATTGATTATGCTGAAAAACATGGTCTGGACTACAAGAAATCAAGTGTCTATGGAGCGGTATGCATTGGGGAGAGTATCAAAAATCAGGATTTTACAGATAATATCCTTTCACAGAAGATCAAAGAAAAGTGGAATATCAAGCTTTTTTCCACCTATGCCTCTACGGAAATGAGTACAGCTTTTACAGAATGTGAGTTCCAAATCGGAGGTCATCACCATCCTGAGCTGATTATTACAGAAATCCTTGATGATGAAGGAAATATTGTAAAAGAAGGGGAAAGTGGAGAACTTACCATTACAACCTTAGGTGTAGAAGCTATTCCGTTGCTGAGGTTTAAAACCGGAGATATTGTAAAAGCTCATTATGAACCATGTGAATGTGGAAGAAATACAATGAGATTAGGACCTGTGATCGGAAGAAAGCAACAGATGATCAAATATAAAGGCACAACACTGTACCCACCTGCGATGAATGATATCCTGAATGATTTTAATAATATTCTGTGTTATCAGATCGTGATCCAATCTAATGAGATCGGGTTAGATGAAATTATCATCAAATTAAGCACAGATCAGGAAAATGAAAACTTTGTGAACGAAGTAAGGGATCATTTCCGTGCAAAATTAAGAGTGAGTCCGAAAATTGAAATCATTGATTTTGATATTCTGTCTAAAACTGTTTTTAATCCAAACAGCAGAAAACCAATTACTTTTATTGATTTAAGATAA
- a CDS encoding M23 family metallopeptidase, with amino-acid sequence MKIFSKLMVAICLICTIITQAQNYPQNYFRNPLNIPMQLAANFGAVRTNHFHMGLDLRTNSQENLSVLAAADGYVSRIKVERYGFGNAVYITHPNGFTTVYAHLNKYFDKLDEYVKEKQYKDEKWEQDITFQPGQFPVTKGQLIALSGNTGGSAGPHLHFEIRDTKTEECLNPLLFGFNIPDSVAPIISGLYWYDRRFSTYEPGANGIAVKKEGSAYTTDVVRVNSPMISFGIKAVDKANQGFNLGIYKAELVMDGKLIYGFSIDKVSYDDTRYLNGCIDYTKFIRDKVGIQHLSALPGMKLQNYSEPNLSGIINLQDENVHTIEIVLKDVKGNTSRLTTKVQLSNATNGIASSGKTILPNEGKTITTENAEINFSKNALYDAVNFNMYEKRSSDGNAVSNTVVLQNPYLPVQDYYTVKIKPNRKLSKEEKDRVVVLFNYGSDKDAVKAKWNGDQAEAQFNRLGTAELILDNSLPSVSSGWKDGAVVSGSSLRLKGSTKVGDIVSFRAELDGKWLRFARVKNDFVYIFDEKCPKGSGSHTLKVTTINSAGNTNTQTFTFQR; translated from the coding sequence ATGAAAATCTTCTCCAAACTGATGGTTGCTATTTGTTTAATCTGTACAATCATCACGCAAGCTCAAAATTACCCACAGAACTATTTCCGTAATCCGCTCAACATTCCCATGCAGCTGGCTGCTAATTTCGGAGCGGTTAGAACCAACCATTTTCACATGGGATTGGATCTGAGGACGAACAGCCAGGAAAACTTATCCGTATTGGCTGCTGCAGATGGCTATGTAAGCAGAATAAAAGTAGAACGTTATGGTTTCGGAAATGCAGTGTACATCACTCATCCGAATGGCTTTACAACAGTATATGCTCATTTGAATAAATATTTTGATAAGCTTGACGAATATGTAAAGGAGAAGCAATACAAAGATGAAAAATGGGAACAGGATATAACATTCCAGCCTGGGCAGTTTCCGGTAACCAAAGGTCAGCTCATTGCTTTGAGTGGAAATACCGGAGGTTCGGCGGGTCCGCACTTACATTTTGAAATAAGAGATACCAAAACAGAAGAATGTCTTAATCCGTTATTGTTTGGATTTAATATTCCGGATTCTGTAGCTCCTATTATCAGTGGATTATATTGGTATGATCGTAGATTCAGTACGTATGAACCCGGAGCCAATGGAATTGCAGTTAAAAAAGAAGGAAGTGCTTACACAACCGATGTTGTCAGAGTAAATTCTCCTATGATAAGCTTTGGGATTAAAGCCGTAGATAAAGCCAACCAGGGATTTAATCTTGGAATTTATAAAGCAGAATTAGTAATGGATGGAAAGTTAATCTATGGCTTCAGTATTGATAAAGTAAGTTATGATGATACCCGTTATCTCAATGGCTGTATAGATTATACCAAATTCATCAGAGATAAAGTAGGAATTCAACATCTGTCTGCATTGCCGGGAATGAAATTGCAGAATTACAGTGAACCTAATCTGTCAGGAATTATCAATCTTCAGGATGAGAATGTTCACACTATTGAAATTGTTTTAAAAGATGTAAAAGGTAATACCAGCCGATTAACTACAAAAGTTCAATTAAGTAATGCAACTAATGGAATAGCATCTTCCGGGAAAACAATTTTACCCAATGAAGGAAAAACTATTACCACTGAAAATGCAGAAATCAATTTCAGTAAAAATGCATTATATGATGCTGTGAACTTCAATATGTATGAAAAAAGAAGTTCAGATGGGAATGCGGTTTCCAATACCGTTGTTTTACAGAATCCATATCTCCCGGTTCAGGATTATTATACTGTAAAAATTAAGCCTAACAGAAAACTTTCCAAGGAAGAAAAAGATAGAGTAGTAGTTCTATTTAATTATGGAAGTGATAAAGATGCGGTAAAAGCAAAATGGAATGGGGATCAGGCGGAAGCTCAGTTCAATAGATTAGGAACTGCAGAGTTAATATTAGATAACAGCTTACCATCAGTTTCTTCAGGTTGGAAAGATGGTGCGGTTGTAAGTGGTAGTTCTTTACGGTTAAAAGGAAGCACAAAAGTAGGTGATATTGTTTCATTTCGTGCAGAACTGGATGGAAAATGGCTGCGATTTGCCCGTGTGAAAAATGATTTTGTCTATATTTTTGATGAAAAATGCCCTAAAGGTTCCGGCTCACATACTTTAAAAGTGACTACCATTAACAGTGCAGGAAATACGAATACACAGACTTTTACATTTCAGAGATAA
- the ileS gene encoding isoleucine--tRNA ligase, whose translation MSQFKEYKNLNLIDVAENVAEFWKQNKTFNKSVEIRQGNPEFVFYEGPPSANGMPGIHHVMARALKDIFCRYQTQNGKQVFRKAGWDTHGLPVELGVEKELGITKEDIGKKISIEDYNKACREAVMRYTDVWNNLTEKIGYWVDLDDPYITYKSKYMETVWWLLKQLYDKSLLYKGYTIQPYSPKAGTGLSSHELNQPGTYRDVSDTTVVAQFKVKKESSALFNDVDGDVHILAWTTTPWTLPSNTALTVGRDIEYVVVKTFNQYTFEPVTVVLSSVLLPKVFGKKYAEGTDEDFANYTPETKVIPFRILKEFTGEKLVDTRYEQLVPWFTPNDNPENAFRVILGDFVTTEDGTGIVHTAPTFGADDARVAKMAQPEIPPMLVKDDNDNLVPLVDLQGKFIQGENVPEVFSGKYIKNEYYDEGTAPEKSWDVELAILLKTENKAFKVEKYVHSYPHCWRTDKPVLYYPLDSWFVKMTAVKDRLVNLNKEINWKPKATGEGRFANWLENVNDWNLSRSRYWGIPLPIWRTDDLKEEKIIGSVEELYNEIEKSIAAGVMTENPFKGFIIGNMSESNYELVDLHKNVVDKVVLVSDSGKAMKRESDLIDVWFDSGSMPYAQLHYPFENKEMIDNNKAFPADFIAEGVDQTRGWFYTLHAIGTAVFDSVAYKNVMSNGLVLDKNGQKMSKRLGNAVDPFETLSVYGPDATRWYMISNANPWENLKFDIEGIDEVRRKFFGTLYNTYSFFALYANVDGFNYSEKEVENRPEIDRWILSELNLLIKDVKAFYEDYEPTRVARAISTFVNDNLSNWYVRLCRRRFWKGDYSEDKISAYQTLYTCLEVVAKLSAPIAPFFMDQLYQDLNKVTGKENCESVHLTDFPVADESLIDQDLVEKTHLAQNITSMVFSLRKKENVKVRQPLQKVLVPVLDAKTEEQILAVADLIKQEVNVKELQLINAEEASHLIVKQIKPNFKALGPKLGKDMKVVGAEISTLTTEQIAALEKEGKLDIQGYEITLDDVEISTKDIPGWTVTSDGKTTVALDLTLTDELKSEGIAREFINRIQNLRKEKDFELTDRINISIEENSPFLEDIKKNEEYISSEVLSNKIEIVSSLSNFNEIEIDEVNFKINVEKN comes from the coding sequence ATGAGCCAATTTAAAGAATACAAAAACCTCAACCTTATTGACGTAGCAGAAAATGTAGCGGAATTTTGGAAACAAAATAAAACTTTCAATAAGAGTGTTGAGATTCGTCAGGGAAATCCTGAGTTTGTTTTTTATGAAGGTCCGCCTTCAGCAAACGGTATGCCTGGAATTCACCACGTAATGGCAAGAGCATTGAAGGATATTTTCTGCCGTTACCAGACTCAAAACGGAAAGCAGGTTTTCCGTAAAGCAGGCTGGGATACGCATGGTCTTCCTGTGGAACTGGGTGTAGAAAAAGAATTAGGAATTACAAAAGAAGATATTGGCAAAAAAATCTCTATTGAAGATTATAATAAAGCTTGTCGTGAAGCTGTAATGCGTTATACCGATGTATGGAATAACCTTACGGAGAAAATCGGATATTGGGTAGACCTTGATGATCCGTACATCACATACAAGTCAAAATATATGGAAACTGTTTGGTGGTTGTTGAAGCAATTATATGACAAAAGCTTGTTATATAAAGGATATACCATCCAGCCTTACTCCCCAAAAGCAGGAACGGGGCTTTCTTCTCACGAATTGAACCAGCCTGGAACGTATCGTGATGTTTCAGATACTACGGTAGTAGCTCAGTTTAAAGTAAAGAAAGAATCATCTGCTTTATTCAACGATGTTGACGGAGATGTACATATCCTTGCCTGGACGACAACTCCTTGGACATTGCCATCCAACACTGCATTAACAGTAGGTAGAGATATTGAATATGTTGTTGTTAAAACATTCAACCAATATACATTTGAGCCAGTAACCGTTGTATTATCCAGCGTTCTTTTACCTAAAGTATTCGGTAAGAAATATGCTGAAGGTACAGATGAGGATTTTGCCAACTACACTCCGGAAACTAAAGTAATTCCTTTCAGAATTTTAAAAGAATTCACGGGAGAAAAACTTGTTGATACAAGATATGAGCAATTAGTTCCTTGGTTTACGCCAAATGATAATCCTGAAAATGCATTCAGAGTAATCTTAGGTGATTTCGTAACCACTGAGGATGGTACAGGTATCGTACACACGGCTCCTACTTTTGGTGCTGATGATGCGAGAGTTGCTAAAATGGCTCAGCCTGAGATCCCGCCAATGTTGGTAAAGGATGACAATGATAATCTTGTTCCATTGGTAGATTTACAGGGTAAATTTATCCAGGGAGAGAATGTTCCTGAAGTATTTTCAGGAAAATATATCAAAAACGAATATTATGATGAAGGTACTGCACCTGAAAAATCTTGGGATGTAGAATTGGCAATCTTGTTGAAAACAGAGAACAAAGCCTTCAAAGTAGAGAAATATGTTCACTCTTATCCACACTGCTGGAGAACTGATAAACCGGTATTATACTATCCGCTGGATTCATGGTTTGTGAAGATGACTGCTGTAAAAGACAGATTGGTTAATCTAAACAAAGAAATCAACTGGAAGCCAAAAGCTACCGGGGAAGGACGTTTTGCCAACTGGCTGGAAAATGTAAACGACTGGAATTTATCCCGTTCAAGATACTGGGGGATTCCGTTGCCAATCTGGAGAACAGATGACTTGAAAGAAGAAAAAATCATCGGTTCTGTAGAAGAACTTTACAACGAAATTGAGAAATCAATTGCGGCAGGAGTGATGACAGAAAATCCTTTCAAAGGTTTCATTATCGGAAATATGTCTGAATCCAACTATGAACTGGTTGATCTACACAAAAATGTGGTGGATAAAGTAGTATTGGTTTCTGATTCAGGAAAAGCAATGAAGCGTGAAAGCGACCTGATCGACGTTTGGTTCGATTCAGGTTCTATGCCGTATGCTCAATTGCACTATCCTTTCGAGAATAAGGAAATGATCGATAACAACAAGGCATTCCCTGCTGATTTCATTGCAGAAGGTGTTGACCAGACTCGTGGTTGGTTCTATACTCTTCATGCGATCGGAACGGCTGTTTTTGATTCTGTTGCATATAAAAATGTAATGAGTAACGGTCTTGTTCTGGATAAAAACGGACAGAAAATGTCAAAACGTTTAGGAAATGCTGTAGATCCGTTTGAAACGCTTTCTGTTTACGGACCGGATGCAACGCGTTGGTATATGATCTCCAATGCCAATCCTTGGGAAAACCTGAAGTTTGATATTGAGGGAATTGATGAGGTAAGAAGAAAGTTCTTCGGAACCCTTTACAATACATACTCATTCTTTGCATTGTATGCGAATGTTGACGGATTCAATTATTCAGAAAAAGAAGTGGAAAACCGTCCTGAAATCGACAGATGGATTCTTTCTGAGCTGAACTTATTGATCAAGGATGTAAAAGCATTCTATGAAGATTACGAACCAACAAGAGTAGCAAGAGCCATCAGCACATTTGTGAATGACAACCTAAGTAACTGGTATGTAAGATTGTGCAGAAGACGTTTCTGGAAAGGAGACTATTCTGAAGATAAGATTTCTGCTTATCAGACTTTATATACTTGTCTTGAGGTAGTAGCTAAATTATCTGCTCCTATTGCTCCGTTCTTTATGGATCAATTGTATCAGGATTTAAATAAAGTAACAGGAAAAGAAAACTGTGAATCTGTACACTTAACAGACTTCCCGGTTGCAGATGAGAGCTTAATTGATCAGGATCTGGTTGAAAAAACTCACTTAGCTCAGAATATCACGAGTATGGTGTTCTCTTTGAGAAAGAAAGAAAACGTAAAAGTTCGCCAGCCGCTACAAAAAGTATTGGTTCCTGTATTGGATGCTAAAACGGAAGAGCAGATTCTTGCTGTAGCAGATCTTATCAAGCAGGAAGTAAATGTAAAAGAACTACAATTAATTAATGCTGAAGAAGCCTCTCACTTAATTGTAAAACAAATAAAACCTAACTTCAAGGCTCTTGGTCCTAAATTAGGAAAAGATATGAAGGTAGTAGGAGCTGAAATCAGCACCCTTACAACAGAACAGATTGCCGCTCTTGAAAAAGAAGGAAAACTTGATATCCAAGGATATGAGATCACGCTTGACGACGTGGAAATCTCAACAAAAGATATCCCAGGATGGACGGTAACTTCTGACGGAAAAACAACTGTGGCATTAGATTTGACGTTAACCGATGAGTTAAAATCTGAAGGAATTGCAAGAGAGTTCATCAACAGAATTCAAAACCTGCGAAAAGAGAAAGATTTCGAACTGACAGACAGAATTAATATCTCCATTGAAGAGAACTCACCATTCCTTGAAGATATTAAGAAAAATGAGGAATATATTTCTTCTGAGGTCTTGTCAAATAAAATAGAAATTGTATCTTCACTTTCAAATTTTAACGAAATCGAAATAGATGAAGTTAATTTTAAGATAAATGTCGAAAAAAATTAA
- a CDS encoding TraR/DksA family transcriptional regulator, with protein sequence MSDERVRYSDADLQEFRAIIKEKIEKAEKDLQLIRESFINDQNNGTDDTSPTFKAFEEGAETLSKEQNSILAGRQEKFVRDLKNALIRIENKTYGVCRVTGKLIPKERLLAVPHATLSIEAKNMQK encoded by the coding sequence ATGTCAGACGAAAGAGTTAGATACAGCGATGCTGATTTACAGGAATTTAGAGCGATCATAAAAGAAAAAATAGAAAAAGCAGAGAAAGATCTTCAGCTAATCAGAGAAAGTTTCATCAATGACCAAAATAATGGGACAGATGATACTTCACCCACATTCAAAGCATTTGAAGAAGGTGCAGAGACTTTGAGCAAAGAGCAGAACTCTATTCTTGCGGGAAGACAGGAAAAATTCGTTCGTGATCTGAAAAATGCACTAATCAGAATCGAAAACAAGACTTACGGTGTTTGTAGAGTAACCGGGAAATTAATTCCTAAGGAAAGACTTTTAGCCGTTCCTCACGCTACCCTAAGCATCGAAGCGAAAAACATGCAGAAATAG
- a CDS encoding DUF6576 domain-containing protein, with translation MSEVLILVIIVALVLAFFNREWIRNRFFPKKHTYYTIDDQFNSDKRDREKEIDRLLSKMGRNGIHDLSEKDRKRLDELSKM, from the coding sequence ATGAGCGAAGTTTTAATTTTGGTAATCATTGTGGCATTGGTGCTTGCTTTTTTTAATAGGGAATGGATCAGAAACCGATTTTTTCCAAAGAAACATACCTACTACACCATTGATGACCAGTTTAATTCCGACAAACGTGACAGGGAGAAAGAAATAGACAGACTTTTGAGTAAGATGGGCAGAAACGGGATCCATGACCTTTCCGAAAAAGACCGAAAAAGACTTGACGAACTGTCCAAAATGTAA
- a CDS encoding DUF2683 family protein, which yields MESIIVHPKNSMELSALKSVLKEMNIKFEKAHVKSSYNGQKIVKKASDNKNVKPAAKPSKPKGQ from the coding sequence ATGGAATCAATCATAGTACATCCTAAAAATTCTATGGAGCTGAGTGCACTGAAAAGTGTTTTGAAAGAAATGAACATTAAATTTGAGAAAGCTCATGTGAAAAGTTCATATAACGGACAGAAAATAGTCAAGAAAGCAAGCGATAATAAAAATGTAAAACCTGCTGCAAAACCTTCAAAACCTAAAGGACAGTAA
- a CDS encoding lipoprotein signal peptidase, whose protein sequence is MKKILAITFLVLLIDQASKIYIKTHFELNESVPVIDGFFNKTFVENPGMAYGFHFGGIIGKYFLVILRIFLIGGMVYMFKKWIKEGASNYLLIPMAIIFAGAIGNLIDGMFYGMIFDSGTVYDASTDRWIGYGGVSKFVPFGQGYSTFMKGCVVDMLHFPVVDWYVPDNWPIIGGKHIEFFKYIFNVADSAITVGAAFLLIFRKKAFPNGLEF, encoded by the coding sequence ATGAAAAAGATCTTAGCTATCACATTTTTGGTATTATTGATAGACCAGGCTTCAAAAATTTACATTAAGACCCATTTTGAACTGAATGAGAGTGTTCCTGTCATAGATGGCTTCTTCAATAAAACATTTGTTGAAAACCCAGGGATGGCTTATGGCTTTCATTTCGGGGGTATTATCGGGAAATATTTTCTTGTTATCCTAAGGATTTTCCTGATCGGAGGAATGGTTTATATGTTTAAAAAATGGATAAAAGAAGGGGCCTCCAACTATCTTTTAATTCCAATGGCTATCATCTTTGCAGGAGCCATCGGAAATCTTATTGACGGAATGTTCTATGGGATGATTTTTGATAGCGGAACGGTTTACGATGCCAGTACCGACCGATGGATTGGTTATGGCGGAGTCTCAAAATTTGTTCCTTTTGGACAGGGATATTCTACTTTCATGAAAGGTTGTGTGGTAGACATGCTTCATTTTCCGGTAGTAGACTGGTATGTTCCGGACAACTGGCCTATCATAGGCGGAAAGCATATTGAATTCTTTAAATATATTTTCAATGTTGCCGATTCAGCGATTACTGTAGGAGCCGCTTTTTTATTAATCTTCAGAAAAAAAGCATTCCCGAACGGACTTGAATTCTAA
- a CDS encoding SanA/YdcF family protein — MRKTIKNIFKFFLLLLVAGIIFIAWANYSIKKESAASVSYNIADVPVAKTALLLGTGKTLSNGMPNAYFYNRIKAATDLYKSGKIQYIIVSGDNSSKDYNEPEDMQFALVQQGIPQDKIILDHAGFRTLDSVVRAKDIFGQTKLTIISQKFHNERAVFLAQKNGIQAFGYNAEDVNKYAGLKTNLREYLAKAKVYWDLILGVQPKFGGEKILIP; from the coding sequence ATGAGAAAAACAATCAAAAATATTTTTAAATTTTTCCTGCTTCTTCTAGTGGCAGGAATTATTTTTATAGCCTGGGCAAACTACAGCATTAAAAAGGAAAGTGCAGCTTCTGTATCTTACAACATTGCTGATGTACCGGTAGCAAAAACAGCCTTACTGCTGGGAACTGGAAAAACATTAAGCAACGGAATGCCCAATGCTTATTTCTATAACAGGATCAAAGCGGCTACGGATCTGTACAAAAGCGGAAAGATCCAGTACATCATTGTAAGTGGTGATAACAGCAGCAAAGATTATAATGAACCGGAAGATATGCAGTTTGCGCTGGTTCAGCAAGGCATTCCACAGGATAAAATCATTCTGGATCACGCAGGTTTCCGAACTTTGGATTCAGTGGTGAGAGCTAAAGATATTTTTGGGCAAACTAAACTGACCATTATCTCGCAGAAGTTCCACAATGAAAGAGCGGTCTTCCTTGCTCAGAAAAACGGAATACAGGCTTTTGGGTATAATGCGGAAGATGTGAATAAATATGCAGGGTTAAAGACTAATTTAAGAGAGTATCTGGCAAAGGCTAAAGTATATTGGGATCTTATCCTTGGTGTACAGCCGAAATTTGGCGGGGAAAAGATTTTAATTCCTTAG